One stretch of Longimicrobiales bacterium DNA includes these proteins:
- a CDS encoding VanZ family protein produces the protein MNRFSVWAPAAAWAAVLFLLSAVPDLRAGSGFGIPYGDKFGHFVLYGVLGVALAWGRNRAPGVIPHVLLLALGALYGISDEFHQMYVPGRQPDFVDWIADVVGLSIGYGTMLAVLGRLQYAKEVKESLQ, from the coding sequence GTGAATCGATTCAGTGTATGGGCCCCCGCCGCCGCATGGGCAGCCGTCCTTTTTTTGTTGAGTGCGGTCCCGGACCTGCGCGCCGGGTCCGGGTTCGGAATTCCGTACGGTGACAAGTTCGGACACTTCGTGCTTTATGGGGTTCTGGGGGTTGCACTTGCATGGGGACGAAATCGTGCGCCGGGGGTCATTCCCCACGTTCTCCTGCTAGCGCTGGGAGCGCTCTATGGCATCTCCGACGAGTTTCATCAGATGTATGTGCCGGGGAGACAACCTGACTTCGTCGACTGGATTGCTGATGTCGTCGGGCTCTCCATCGGGTATGGAACGATGCTGGCCGTTCTGGGCCGGCTTCAATACGCCAAGGAAGTGAAGGAATCGCTGCAATGA
- the rlmN gene encoding 23S rRNA (adenine(2503)-C(2))-methyltransferase RlmN, with translation MPKEFRPDLLSMTPDALRAAVSEHFASRGQPEYRSRQVERWVFERLVQSVDEMTDLPADERTALGEAFRISEAEAQTIQRSKDGTVKHLWRLEDGELVESVLIPAKNRLTLCISSQAGCAMGCTFCATGWGGFDRQLTAGEIVSQYRASRRWAEENNYGPISNIVYMGMGEPLSNRKAVHPSLTILNGGYGVGARRITVSTVGVVPGILELAKRPEQFRLALSLHAPSSKLRRELIPLEKRHPLPEVLHALEQFDDGGGKRITFEYTMIDGVNDAVELIEPLAALANRVRAFVNLIPFNPIPYQDWGPSPNNRIRAFAEGLERLGVSVAVRETRGRDIDAACGQLRGHTLVQIENKTAVSEDSPPT, from the coding sequence ATGCCAAAAGAGTTCCGACCTGACCTGCTCTCCATGACGCCCGACGCTCTCAGAGCGGCCGTCAGCGAGCATTTTGCGTCCCGCGGGCAGCCCGAATATCGGAGCAGACAGGTCGAGCGCTGGGTGTTCGAGCGCCTGGTCCAGTCCGTGGACGAGATGACCGACCTGCCCGCGGATGAACGTACCGCTCTCGGAGAGGCTTTCCGGATTTCGGAGGCCGAAGCGCAGACAATCCAACGCAGCAAAGACGGCACAGTCAAGCATTTGTGGCGCCTGGAAGACGGAGAGCTCGTCGAATCCGTCCTGATTCCCGCGAAGAACAGATTGACGCTGTGCATCTCCTCCCAGGCCGGCTGCGCCATGGGCTGCACTTTCTGCGCAACCGGGTGGGGCGGCTTTGATCGACAGCTGACCGCGGGTGAGATCGTGAGCCAGTACCGGGCTTCACGGCGCTGGGCCGAAGAGAACAACTACGGTCCGATTTCAAACATCGTGTACATGGGGATGGGCGAGCCGCTCTCAAACCGAAAGGCGGTGCATCCCTCATTAACAATTCTGAACGGGGGCTACGGCGTCGGCGCTCGCCGAATCACCGTCTCGACCGTCGGCGTCGTGCCTGGCATCCTCGAGCTGGCGAAACGTCCAGAGCAGTTCCGGCTCGCCCTGTCCCTTCATGCTCCATCCAGCAAACTCCGCCGGGAGTTGATTCCGCTCGAAAAACGGCACCCGCTCCCCGAAGTGCTCCACGCACTTGAGCAATTCGATGACGGTGGAGGAAAACGAATCACCTTCGAGTACACGATGATCGACGGTGTGAACGATGCCGTCGAACTGATCGAACCGCTTGCTGCGCTGGCCAACCGGGTGCGCGCGTTCGTGAACCTGATCCCCTTCAATCCGATCCCCTATCAAGACTGGGGGCCGTCACCGAACAACCGGATTCGGGCATTCGCAGAAGGACTGGAGCGACTAGGGGTATCCGTAGCCGTTCGAGAGACCCGCGGCCGAGATATCGATGCGGCGTGCGGTCAGTTACGCGGTCACACCCTGGTTCAGATCGAGAACAAGACCGCCGTCAGCGAGGACTCGCCGCCGACATAA
- the lepB gene encoding signal peptidase I, whose product MKQPMAKKDKAQAEDAPKVEPSSTREAAAQRRKDRGVERDGEPNSAAEWTKSIVIAVALFLFLRTFLVQTFVITSGSMEETLLVGDMLLVNRVAIGSQIPGMSIRIPGYSRPGRGDVLVFDPPHEADLMLIKRLIGMPGDTLQMRNRVLYVNGEVQDEPYAIHDGDGDDVHPWMVWQRDHLIGDADGRSYAPTRDNWGPLVIPEDRYFMLGDNREHSLDSRYWGLLEGWRLEGRAVFTYYSYNKDSYRPFPALREVRWGRIGRVIR is encoded by the coding sequence GTGAAGCAACCGATGGCGAAAAAGGACAAAGCGCAGGCAGAGGACGCCCCGAAAGTCGAGCCGTCCAGCACCCGGGAAGCTGCGGCCCAGCGCCGTAAGGATCGGGGGGTGGAACGCGATGGTGAACCCAACTCTGCCGCCGAGTGGACGAAGTCGATCGTCATTGCCGTGGCGCTGTTCCTTTTCCTCCGGACGTTTCTGGTTCAGACTTTTGTGATCACCTCCGGCTCGATGGAGGAGACGCTGTTGGTCGGTGACATGTTGCTGGTCAATCGGGTCGCTATCGGATCACAGATTCCAGGGATGAGCATCCGGATTCCCGGATACTCTCGGCCCGGCCGGGGCGATGTGCTCGTCTTCGATCCGCCGCATGAGGCCGACCTGATGCTGATCAAGCGTCTCATTGGGATGCCGGGCGACACGCTTCAAATGCGGAACCGTGTCCTGTACGTCAACGGTGAGGTTCAGGACGAACCGTACGCCATTCATGACGGTGACGGTGACGATGTCCATCCATGGATGGTCTGGCAGCGCGACCACCTCATCGGTGACGCGGACGGGCGAAGCTATGCGCCGACTCGAGATAACTGGGGGCCGCTCGTGATCCCGGAGGATCGATACTTCATGCTCGGGGACAACCGAGAGCACAGTCTCGACTCTAGGTACTGGGGACTGCTGGAGGGCTGGCGTCTCGAGGGCAGGGCGGTCTTCACCTACTACTCGTACAACAAAGATTCCTACCGGCCTTTTCCTGCACTCCGTGAGGTGCGCTGGGGTCGGATCGGTCGAGTCATCCGCTAG
- a CDS encoding LytR C-terminal domain-containing protein: MTRGRRVIRDQRQASRRMKLGRVGAVALLVLLLVGVGVFFVASGGDQEPAAQEPQGWTKGLLRVDVRNGGDVSGMAGSATRRLRADGFDVVHWGNASARERGQTSVVIDHVGRPDMAQAVAKALGISNVQSDPDPNLYVDVSVVLGKEWDPDVSSEDDAPAGSRPWWHPRSWFGS; this comes from the coding sequence ATGACGCGCGGCCGTCGAGTGATTCGTGATCAACGCCAAGCCTCCAGACGCATGAAGTTGGGTCGCGTCGGCGCTGTGGCCTTGCTGGTCCTCCTACTGGTCGGCGTCGGAGTCTTCTTCGTGGCTTCGGGCGGCGACCAAGAGCCGGCCGCTCAGGAGCCACAGGGCTGGACCAAAGGGCTCCTTCGGGTCGACGTGCGGAATGGCGGGGACGTGTCTGGCATGGCTGGATCGGCAACGCGGCGGTTACGGGCTGACGGCTTCGATGTCGTTCACTGGGGGAATGCGTCTGCCAGAGAACGAGGGCAGACTTCTGTTGTGATCGATCACGTCGGGCGGCCCGACATGGCTCAGGCCGTTGCCAAGGCTCTCGGAATCAGTAACGTCCAGTCCGATCCGGACCCGAATCTCTATGTCGATGTTTCCGTAGTATTGGGAAAGGAGTGGGACCCCGACGTGTCGTCGGAGGACGACGCCCCTGCTGGTAGCCGACCGTGGTGGCATCCCCGCTCGTGGTTCGGTAGTTAG